In the Chryseobacterium sp. MYb264 genome, one interval contains:
- a CDS encoding XRE family transcriptional regulator: MSIFSDNIRFLRTQKNLSQQELADQILMSRVRYSKYEDGRSEAPYELLIRMSKYFNLSIDLLLTVDIRKYPLEDVLKLPDNRIVLPVVVDQLGNNSIEIIPQKASMGYLSGYSDPEYIENLQRITLPFLTGGKYRAFPAQGDSMPPFKDGSYIIGKYVEHIDDLKPNKSYVFVTLNDGISYKRFSSRNKKSITVAADNSFYKPYDISLGEIIEVWQYASGIFPEDFEPDRLENYNLKDMFLEIRKDIQELNDRLPKG; the protein is encoded by the coding sequence ATGTCAATTTTTTCAGATAACATCAGGTTTTTAAGGACTCAGAAAAATTTATCTCAGCAAGAGCTTGCGGATCAAATTTTAATGAGCAGAGTACGTTATTCAAAATATGAAGATGGACGTTCGGAAGCTCCTTATGAGCTGCTCATCAGAATGTCAAAATATTTCAATCTGAGTATTGATCTGCTTCTTACCGTGGATATCAGAAAATATCCGCTGGAAGATGTATTGAAACTTCCGGACAACAGAATTGTTTTACCTGTTGTGGTAGATCAATTAGGAAACAATAGTATTGAAATTATTCCTCAGAAAGCATCCATGGGTTATTTATCCGGATACAGCGACCCGGAATACATTGAAAATTTACAAAGAATTACACTCCCATTTCTGACTGGCGGAAAGTACAGGGCTTTTCCGGCTCAGGGAGATTCTATGCCACCCTTTAAGGACGGTTCCTATATTATCGGGAAATACGTTGAACATATTGATGACCTGAAACCAAATAAAAGCTATGTTTTTGTGACTTTAAATGACGGGATTTCTTATAAAAGATTTAGCTCCAGAAATAAAAAATCAATTACTGTTGCTGCCGACAATTCATTTTATAAACCTTATGATATTTCCTTAGGAGAAATTATTGAAGTCTGGCAATATGCTTCTGGCATTTTTCCCGAAGATTTTGAACCGGATCGGCTTGAAAACTATAATCTAAAAGATATGTTCTTAGAAATTCGAAAAGATATTCAAGAGCTAAACGACAGACTGCCAAAAGGCTAA
- a CDS encoding DUF6876 family protein: METLKKSANGLYRHFAQINTIHNFSNGYALSGGSFELGVNEACFWFYHIICENQDFLSSFVFQNWTLKKVGGHEYLIVVRDEKGAMIYSQVFINSEFMFDELIVLVVKRLILLPSEFQYYQTSAQKNQPFSIKKMSSEEFCFSFN; encoded by the coding sequence ATGGAGACTTTGAAAAAATCAGCAAATGGATTGTACCGTCATTTTGCGCAGATCAATACGATTCACAATTTCTCAAACGGGTATGCTTTATCCGGCGGATCCTTTGAGCTAGGAGTCAATGAAGCCTGTTTTTGGTTCTATCATATCATTTGTGAGAACCAGGACTTTTTAAGTTCTTTTGTTTTTCAGAACTGGACCCTGAAAAAAGTCGGCGGTCATGAATATTTGATTGTTGTAAGAGATGAGAAAGGTGCTATGATTTATTCCCAGGTATTTATTAATTCAGAATTTATGTTTGATGAATTAATTGTTCTGGTGGTTAAAAGATTAATACTTTTACCATCGGAGTTCCAGTATTATCAGACGTCTGCACAGAAAAATCAACCATTCAGTATTAAAAAGATGTCAAGCGAAGAATTCTGTTTTTCATTTAATTAA
- the dinB gene encoding DNA polymerase IV: MNRAIVHMDLDAFFVSCERLNNSKLDGIPLIIGGGDRGVVASCSYEARKFGVRSAMPIRMALRLCPDAKVIRGDYELYSNLSHLVTEVIQEKVPVMEKASIDEFYLDLTGMDKFFGCYQWTQEIAAAVKKEAGLPISFALSANKTVSKIGTGESKPVGRLEIKELEIKPFLNPLSVKKIPMVGEKTFQLLSRIGIRTIHTLSEMPVLVLQQMIGLNGKELWKKANGIDENPVVPYSERKSISTERTFTTDTMDMIELKRLISGMAEKLAYQLRQEKWLTSTVVIKIRYANFDTETKQIRVTYTSADHTLSRVALELFTKIYTRRMRLRLVGLRFTDLVHGNHQMNLFEDTEEQMNLYQTMDQIKNRFGAGAVGRASGFDFGK, translated from the coding sequence GTGAACCGAGCAATTGTACATATGGATCTGGATGCATTTTTTGTATCCTGTGAAAGGCTAAATAATTCTAAACTTGACGGAATCCCTCTAATCATAGGAGGTGGAGACCGTGGAGTAGTCGCTTCATGCTCTTACGAAGCCAGAAAGTTTGGGGTTCGCTCGGCAATGCCGATAAGAATGGCGCTCAGGTTATGCCCCGATGCCAAAGTGATTCGTGGAGATTATGAACTGTATTCCAATTTATCCCATTTGGTAACAGAGGTTATTCAGGAAAAAGTTCCGGTTATGGAAAAAGCGAGCATCGACGAATTCTATCTGGATCTTACGGGAATGGATAAATTTTTTGGATGCTACCAATGGACTCAGGAAATTGCTGCAGCCGTAAAAAAAGAAGCCGGGCTTCCGATAAGTTTTGCCCTGTCTGCCAATAAAACCGTTTCCAAAATCGGAACCGGAGAATCTAAACCTGTGGGAAGATTAGAGATTAAAGAACTTGAAATTAAGCCTTTTTTAAATCCATTATCGGTAAAGAAAATTCCGATGGTTGGAGAAAAAACTTTTCAATTGCTGTCCAGAATAGGAATAAGAACCATTCATACATTGTCGGAAATGCCCGTGTTGGTTTTGCAACAAATGATTGGACTTAACGGAAAAGAACTTTGGAAAAAGGCGAATGGAATTGACGAAAATCCGGTGGTTCCTTATTCTGAAAGAAAATCAATTTCAACAGAAAGAACCTTTACAACAGATACAATGGATATGATCGAATTAAAAAGACTGATATCCGGAATGGCTGAAAAGTTAGCCTATCAATTAAGACAGGAGAAATGGCTGACTTCAACAGTGGTTATTAAAATTCGGTATGCCAATTTCGATACGGAAACCAAACAGATCAGAGTTACCTACACCTCTGCAGATCATACCTTATCAAGGGTTGCCTTAGAGCTTTTTACTAAAATCTATACCAGAAGAATGCGCCTTCGGCTGGTGGGTTTACGCTTTACCGATTTGGTACACGGTAACCATCAAATGAATTTATTTGAAGATACAGAAGAGCAAATGAATTTATACCAGACGATGGATCAAATTAAAAATCGTTTTGGAGCGGGTGCCGTGGGCAGGGCTTCAGGATTTGATTTTGGAAAATAA